Proteins found in one Triticum urartu cultivar G1812 chromosome 4, Tu2.1, whole genome shotgun sequence genomic segment:
- the LOC125553890 gene encoding peroxidase 70-like: MARASIRLPPFLLLLAATCAAVANAQLSEDYYGSSCPAALLTIRTTVATAVLLDRRMGASLLRLYFHDCFVQGCDASVLLDDTPSFTGEKGAGPNAGSLRGFEVIDRIKLLLELICPGTVSCADILAVAARDAVVHLGGPSWTVLLGRRDATSASASLANSDLPGPNSNLNDLLAAFSKKGLSSTDMVALSGGHTIGRAQCQNYRNRIYADTDIDGTFAASLRGDCPQSGGNDGNLAPLDASSPDYFDNSYFSGLLTHMGLLHSDQALYDGGSTDGLVRSYASNNDQFGSDFAAAMVKLGNLGVLTGAYGEIRVNCRAVN, encoded by the exons ATGGCTCGTGCCAGTATTCGTCTCCCACCTTTTCTCTTGCTCCTCGCAGCAACTTGTGCCGCGGTAGCGAACGCGCAGCTGTCGGAGGACTACTACGGTTCTTCTTGCCCCGCGGCGCTTCTCACCATCAGGACAACCGTGGCGACGGCGGTGCTGCTCGACCGCCGCATGGGCGCCTCCCTTCTCCGGCTTTACTTCCACGACTGCTTTGTGCAA GGGTGCGACGCGTCCGTGCTGCTCGACGACACGCCCAGCTTCACCGGTGAGAAGGGGGCGGGGCCGAACGCAGGGTCGCTGCGCGGCTTCGAGGTGATTGACAGGATCAAGCTGCTGCTGGAGCTGATTTGCCCGGGGACCGTCTCCTGCGCCGACATCCTCGCCGTCGCTGCCCGCGACGCCGTCGTCCAC CTAGGGGGGCCATCATGGACGGTTCTACTTGGGAGGAGGGACGCCACCAGCGCAAGTGCATCCTTGGCCAACAGTGACCTCCCCGGCCCCAACTCCAACCTCAATGATCTCCTCGCCGCTTTCTCCAAGAAGGGATTAAGCAGCACCGACATGGTTGCTCTCTCAG GGGGGCACACCATCGGCCGGGCGCAATGCCAGAATTACCGAAACCGGATCTACGCCGACACCGACATCGACGGGACCTTCGCGGCGTCGCTGCGAGGGGACTGCCCACAGAGCGGTGGCAACGACGGCAACCTCGCGCCTCTCGACGCGTCCTCGCCCGACTACTTCGACAACAGCTACTTCTCCGGCCTCCTCACCCATATGGGGCTGCTCCACTCCGACCAGGCGCTGTACGACGGCGGCTCCACGGACGGTCTGGTCAGGAGCTACGCGTCCAACAATGATCAGTTCGGCAGCGACTTCGCGGCCGCCATGGTGAAGTTGGGCAATCTCGGTGTGCTCACGGGGGCGTACGGGGAGATCAGGGTCAACTGCCGGGCGGTAAATTGA